A single Drosophila miranda strain MSH22 chromosome XR, D.miranda_PacBio2.1, whole genome shotgun sequence DNA region contains:
- the LOC108153511 gene encoding zinc finger protein 771, with amino-acid sequence MAMESLEDVGFDWDSVIEECEESEDSEQEWVNSIIVEEPEDELADMTVHQDEAEQAVDDPEHWMIEQEVEELEPGECRPEPSVTPCHLPWVCTRCPLRFASHEKLIAHRRMHQRTRRDIRPPQSIFPCEECGKVFKRRRWLDDHLHTHTGDRPYECSDCGARFAQNSNLSTHIRTKHLKEALHQCPNCPDRRFTRRRLLEQHLKTVHQKLRDLVCEQCGASFSHPTYLKKHMLDHSSIKAYGCHICGKQFGRLENRNSHLYVHSTRKPYICSVCGIGFSRKSHLVQHIQFKKHPNDVIQRQKPHFSDLLSQFTRKKNTEAKNGLEFQLNCN; translated from the coding sequence ATGGCTATGGAATCGCTGGAGGATGTCGGTTTTGACTGGGACTCAGTGATAGAAGAGTGTGAGGAGTCCGAAGACTCTGAGCAGGAGTGGGTCAACTCAATAATAGTAGAAGAACCCGAAGACGAGTTGGCAGATATGACGGTGCATCAGGACGAAGCAGAGCAGGCTGTGGATGACCCTGAACACTGGATGATAGAGCAAGAAGTGGAAGAATTAGAGCCTGGAGAGTGTAGACCAGAACCTTCCGTTACACCATGCCACCTGCCCTGGGTATGCACACGTTGTCCTCTGCGGTTCGCAAGTCACGAGAAGCTTATCGCTCACCGACGCATGCATCAGCGAACGCGAAGGGATATTCGTCCGCCGCAGTCCATTTTCCCGTGCGAGGAGTGTGGCAAAGTGTTCAAGCGACGCCGCTGGCTCGATGATCATCTGCACACCCACACCGGCGACCGGCCGTACGAGTGCTCCGATTGCGGGGCTCGTTTCGCTCAGAACAGCAACCTTAGCACCCACATTCGGACCAAGCACCTTAAAGAGGCCCTGCACCAGTGCCCTAATTGTCCCGACAGACGTTTCACCCGCCGGCGGCTGCTCGAACAGCATCTCAAGACTGTGCACCAGAAGCTGCGCGACCTTGTCTGCGAGCAGTGCGGTGCCAGCTTCTCGCACCCGACCTACCTCAAAAAGCACATGCTGGACCATAGCAGCATCAAAGCCTACGGCTGCCACATCTGTGGGAAACAGTTTGGCCGGCTTGAGAACCGAAACTCACACCTCTATGTCCACAGTACCCGTAAGCCCTACATCTGCAGTGTCTGCGGCATAGGCTTCTCGAGAAAATCTCATCTGGTGCAGCACATACAGTTCAAGAAGCACCCCAACGATGTGATCCAACGACAGAAGCCACACTTCAGCGACTTGCTCTCCCAGTTCACCCGCAAGAAAAATACCGAAGCGAAGAATGGATTAGAATTTCAATTGAATTGCAATTAA